One Tolypothrix bouteillei VB521301 DNA window includes the following coding sequences:
- a CDS encoding Uma2 family endonuclease has translation MVASPDIYVTPEEYLQMEEKSDIKHEYIDGCAYAMAGALDPHVTIALNIASLLRNRVRGTGCRVYIADMKARIESLNRYYYPDIMVSCDQRDRETPAYKRFPCLIVEVLSDSTEAFDRGDKFADYQTLESLKEYVLINTKRQRVECFRRNDEGLWVLQTYTVDNQSFRLHSIDFEATFADLYEDAEL, from the coding sequence ATGGTAGCTTCACCTGACATATACGTGACTCCTGAGGAATACCTCCAAATGGAGGAAAAAAGCGACATCAAACACGAATATATTGATGGCTGTGCTTACGCAATGGCAGGAGCCCTCGATCCCCATGTTACTATTGCTCTCAACATTGCTTCGCTCCTCCGAAATCGCGTGCGCGGTACAGGCTGTCGCGTTTATATCGCTGATATGAAAGCACGTATCGAATCGTTAAATCGATACTATTATCCTGATATCATGGTGAGTTGCGACCAAAGAGACAGGGAAACTCCCGCGTATAAAAGATTTCCCTGTTTAATTGTCGAAGTTTTATCTGATTCTACTGAAGCTTTCGATCGCGGCGATAAATTTGCTGACTATCAAACCTTAGAGAGTCTCAAAGAATACGTTCTCATCAATACCAAACGTCAGCGTGTCGAGTGTTTTCGCCGTAATGATGAAGGGCTGTGGGTTTTACAAACTTATACGGTAGATAATCAATCATTTCGACTGCACAGTATTGACTTTGAAGCTACCTTCGCCGACCTTTATGAAGATGCAGAGCTTTAA
- the mtnA gene encoding S-methyl-5-thioribose-1-phosphate isomerase has translation MNSSTNQVYSIIWHNDSVSLIDQTRLPNEYTFVEISRCEDMARAIKTMIVRGAPAIGVAAAYGMYLGAREISTGDRDEFLNHLEKVADLLRSTRPTAVNLFWAISRMMKTAYETLGTIEEIKKTLLDTAQTIHLEDLQTCHAIGDNGLAVLPKTPERLTILTHCNAGALATGGYGTALGVVRSAFREGRLARLFADETRPRLQGARLTAWECVQEGIPVTVITDSMAAQCMKEGLIDVVVVGADRIAANGDTANKIGTYSLSLVAKAHNIPFYVAAPLSTVDFSLSDGSKIPIEERNPEEIYQIGNTILTASGVEFYNPAFDVTPAELITSIVTEHGAFSPKELIKYQEKKVA, from the coding sequence ATGAATTCTTCCACAAACCAGGTTTATTCCATTATTTGGCACAATGACTCAGTTTCCCTGATTGACCAAACCCGTTTACCAAATGAATACACATTTGTAGAAATTAGTCGTTGCGAAGATATGGCGCGAGCGATTAAAACTATGATTGTGCGAGGCGCACCAGCAATAGGTGTGGCTGCAGCATATGGAATGTATCTTGGCGCAAGGGAAATCAGCACTGGCGATCGCGACGAATTTTTGAACCATTTGGAGAAAGTCGCAGACCTGTTGCGATCGACACGTCCAACGGCGGTGAATTTGTTTTGGGCCATTTCGCGGATGATGAAAACTGCTTATGAAACTCTTGGAACGATTGAAGAAATCAAAAAAACTCTTTTAGATACAGCCCAAACCATCCATTTAGAAGATTTACAAACCTGTCATGCTATTGGTGATAATGGTTTAGCTGTATTACCCAAGACACCAGAACGACTGACAATACTCACTCATTGTAATGCAGGCGCACTAGCAACAGGAGGTTATGGAACTGCTTTGGGAGTCGTGCGTTCTGCTTTTCGAGAAGGACGGTTAGCGCGTTTGTTTGCTGACGAAACTCGTCCTCGCTTGCAAGGAGCAAGATTAACTGCTTGGGAATGCGTCCAAGAGGGAATTCCAGTGACAGTCATTACTGACAGTATGGCAGCTCAGTGCATGAAGGAGGGTTTAATTGATGTCGTAGTTGTTGGTGCTGACAGAATAGCAGCCAATGGCGACACGGCCAACAAAATTGGTACGTATAGTTTATCACTCGTAGCTAAAGCACATAATATTCCATTCTATGTTGCTGCACCCCTTTCCACTGTTGATTTTTCTTTATCTGATGGGAGTAAAATTCCTATCGAGGAGCGCAATCCAGAGGAAATATATCAAATTGGAAACACAATTTTGACGGCATCTGGCGTAGAATTTTACAATCCGGCTTTCGACGTAACACCAGCTGAATTAATTACATCGATCGTTACAGAGCATGGCGCATTTTCTCCGAAAGAATTAATAAAATATCAGGAAAAGAAAGTAGCTTGA
- a CDS encoding fatty acid desaturase — translation MQTNTINSTETHNSCESSETVTQLPFTLSSLKAAIPAECFQPNVGKSLFFFFRDVLIISLLYAIAHRLDSWFFWPIFWVIQGTMFWALFVVGHDCGHQSFSKKKWLNDLIGHLSHIPILVPYHGWRISHRTHHLNTGHLDNDESWYPVSESQYKAMPWEQKIGRYYLFLLAYPVYLFKRSPNKEGSHFSPKSPLFKPSEKWDIVTSTVLWTCMVGLLGFLTYQWGWMWLLKYYVGPYLVFVMWLDLVTFLHHTEPDIPWYREEEWTFLKGALSTIDRDYGFINHIHHDIGTHVAHHIFLNIPHYNLKRATEAIKPVLGNYFRKSEEPIVTSLWRSCTSCHYVPDTGTKVYYTHHEG, via the coding sequence GTGCAAACCAATACCATTAATTCCACTGAGACTCACAATAGCTGTGAGTCATCTGAAACTGTTACCCAGTTACCCTTCACCCTAAGTTCTTTAAAAGCGGCCATCCCAGCTGAATGCTTTCAGCCAAATGTAGGTAAGTCACTCTTTTTCTTTTTCCGTGACGTCCTAATTATTAGTCTGCTTTACGCAATCGCTCATCGCTTAGATTCTTGGTTTTTCTGGCCTATTTTCTGGGTCATACAAGGGACAATGTTTTGGGCTTTATTTGTCGTCGGACATGATTGCGGACACCAATCTTTTTCTAAAAAGAAATGGCTTAACGATCTAATCGGTCATCTTTCCCACATACCGATTCTTGTTCCCTATCACGGTTGGCGAATTAGCCACAGAACTCACCATCTCAATACCGGTCACCTGGATAATGACGAAAGCTGGTACCCTGTCAGTGAATCTCAGTATAAAGCAATGCCTTGGGAGCAAAAGATAGGCCGATATTATCTGTTTTTATTGGCTTATCCAGTTTATCTATTTAAACGTTCTCCAAATAAAGAAGGCTCTCACTTCTCGCCTAAGAGCCCCCTCTTCAAACCTTCTGAAAAATGGGATATCGTTACCAGCACTGTACTTTGGACTTGCATGGTAGGCTTGCTTGGTTTTCTCACCTATCAATGGGGTTGGATGTGGTTGCTCAAATACTACGTTGGACCCTATCTTGTGTTCGTTATGTGGTTGGACTTAGTGACTTTTTTACACCACACCGAACCAGATATTCCTTGGTATCGCGAAGAAGAATGGACTTTCCTCAAAGGTGCGCTTTCAACAATTGACCGCGATTATGGTTTCATCAATCACATACATCATGATATCGGCACTCATGTTGCTCACCATATCTTCCTCAATATACCTCACTACAATTTAAAGAGGGCAACTGAAGCGATTAAACCCGTTTTAGGTAACTATTTCCGTAAGTCAGAGGAACCAATTGTCACTTCACTATGGCGTTCTTGTACAAGTTGCCATTATGTACCGGATACTGGAACGAAGGTCTACTATACGCATCATGAAGGTTAG
- a CDS encoding R3H domain-containing nucleic acid-binding protein yields MYMTDDLQKLLEILPPEIQQSAQEHPQRDNLVEIVLDLGRRPEARFPHRAEYLSETAVTREHLNYCIHRVGEFGGDNRAGIEQTLHRISAIRNRTGDIIGLTCRVGRAVYGTIHIIRDLVESGQSILMLGRPGVGKTTALREIARVLADDFNKRVVIIDTSNEIAGDGDVPHPAIGRARRMQVARPELQHQVMIEAVENHMPEVIVIDEIGTELEASAARTIAERGVQLVGTAHGNEIENLIKNPTLSDLVGGIQSVTLGDEEARRRRTQKTVLERKAPPTFDIAVEMLERQRWVVHRSVADTVDSLLRGHQPNPEVRTVNENGQVTITRESPSLSSLNFSQQSQKRQRARKIVPFSQTQKKDGFSGEIEFEVSSDTSSKQPQQFFGDTLNSLDEGELCHLYPYGVSYHQLETVIRELNLPVVLTKDIQRADAILALRAHARKHSNLRRIAEENQVPVYTLKANSYSQIHQSLQQVLGMEEPTVDDEPEPNRFARSGSEDDEIDALEEARLAVEEIVIPKKQPVELLPRSAKVRAMQHELVERYNLKSQSFGEEPFRRLRIYPA; encoded by the coding sequence ATGTATATGACAGACGATCTCCAAAAATTGCTGGAGATTTTGCCACCAGAAATTCAACAGAGCGCACAAGAGCATCCACAGCGCGATAATTTAGTTGAAATCGTTTTGGACTTGGGTCGGCGTCCGGAAGCGCGTTTTCCACATCGAGCAGAGTATCTTTCGGAAACAGCAGTTACGAGAGAACATCTCAATTATTGCATTCACAGAGTAGGAGAGTTTGGCGGAGATAACCGTGCTGGAATTGAGCAAACTCTACACCGCATCAGCGCTATCAGAAACCGCACGGGGGATATTATTGGTCTCACCTGCCGTGTAGGTCGGGCAGTCTATGGCACAATTCACATTATCCGTGACTTAGTAGAAAGCGGTCAATCAATTCTCATGTTGGGCCGTCCTGGTGTCGGTAAAACAACAGCTTTGCGAGAAATTGCTCGCGTGTTAGCTGATGATTTTAACAAAAGGGTTGTCATTATTGATACTTCTAACGAGATTGCTGGTGATGGAGATGTACCTCATCCTGCTATCGGTCGCGCACGACGCATGCAAGTAGCCCGCCCGGAACTTCAGCATCAGGTCATGATTGAAGCAGTGGAAAACCATATGCCTGAAGTTATTGTAATTGATGAAATTGGTACGGAATTGGAAGCATCAGCTGCTCGTACTATTGCCGAACGTGGAGTACAACTTGTAGGGACTGCTCACGGTAATGAAATTGAAAACCTGATTAAAAACCCCACTCTGTCCGATTTAGTTGGTGGAATTCAATCTGTCACGTTGGGTGATGAAGAAGCTAGAAGGCGACGGACGCAGAAAACTGTTTTGGAAAGAAAGGCTCCACCTACTTTTGATATTGCTGTAGAAATGCTAGAGCGACAACGGTGGGTCGTCCATAGAAGCGTCGCTGATACTGTAGATAGTTTATTAAGGGGACATCAGCCAAATCCAGAAGTTAGAACTGTTAACGAAAACGGGCAGGTGACGATTACGCGGGAGTCACCCAGTCTTTCTAGTCTCAACTTCTCCCAACAATCCCAAAAACGACAAAGAGCTCGAAAGATAGTCCCTTTTTCTCAAACTCAAAAAAAAGATGGATTTTCAGGGGAAATAGAATTTGAGGTCTCCTCAGATACATCTTCCAAGCAACCCCAACAGTTCTTCGGTGACACACTCAATTCGCTTGATGAAGGTGAACTGTGTCACCTTTACCCTTATGGTGTGAGTTACCATCAATTGGAAACAGTGATTCGCGAACTCAACTTGCCAGTGGTTTTGACAAAGGATATTCAGAGAGCGGATGCAATTCTAGCACTGCGAGCGCATGCCAGAAAGCACTCCAATCTCAGACGTATAGCGGAAGAAAATCAAGTACCCGTATATACCCTAAAAGCCAATTCCTACAGTCAAATTCACCAATCTTTACAGCAAGTATTGGGTATGGAAGAACCAACGGTAGACGATGAACCCGAACCCAATCGGTTTGCTCGCAGTGGAAGTGAAGATGATGAAATTGATGCATTGGAAGAAGCCAGACTTGCTGTAGAGGAAATTGTGATTCCCAAAAAACAGCCTGTGGAATTACTTCCCCGTTCTGCAAAAGTGCGTGCCATGCAACACGAACTTGTTGAAAGGTACAATCTCAAATCACAAAGTTTTGGTGAAGAACCTTTTCGTCGCTTGCGAATTTATCCAGCTTAA
- a CDS encoding glutamate-5-semialdehyde dehydrogenase — protein sequence MSARRAHCASLKLGTTKGVDRSRAVLSMAQSLTRSFDDILEANTLDLEASREMALPDLMLEWLKLTPKRLEMTVEILQRLGELSDPLRRVRHADYQLEDSQTYSQLMPLGVIAFIYEAFPELGAIAAGLCIKTGNSIVLRGGTEATHSNSAIAIALTNALADVSLPEDCVQLITEEHGRSIKDLITQDQFLNLVIPYGRSSLIQQVVRHSTSPVLKSAMGNCYLYWSTNGSLEMVRWMIVDSHQSEPDPVNAIEKVLIHRQALPSSLVTLWNSLKEKGFEIKGDAELVDAFPQLQLAKDTEWGSAYLTKTVAFKLMDSLEAAIAWINQYSSGHADCIATESYQESRQFALGVNSASSYINASPRFSRNPSRGDSVFLGMSNQKGHRRGLISLESLTTMKHIVLGNGRF from the coding sequence ATGAGTGCGAGACGCGCCCATTGTGCTTCCTTGAAATTAGGAACAACAAAAGGCGTAGATAGGAGTCGCGCCGTGCTATCAATGGCACAGTCGCTCACGCGTTCATTTGACGATATTTTAGAAGCCAATACCCTGGATTTAGAAGCCAGCCGCGAAATGGCGTTACCAGATTTAATGTTGGAATGGCTGAAACTGACTCCGAAACGGCTGGAGATGACAGTAGAAATTCTCCAACGGTTGGGAGAATTATCAGATCCATTGCGGCGGGTGAGACACGCTGACTATCAATTAGAGGACTCACAAACTTACTCACAGTTAATGCCTTTAGGTGTGATAGCCTTTATTTATGAGGCATTTCCCGAGTTGGGAGCAATTGCTGCCGGTTTGTGCATTAAAACCGGCAACAGTATTGTGCTAAGAGGTGGTACAGAAGCAACTCATTCTAACAGTGCAATTGCGATCGCACTAACCAATGCCCTAGCTGACGTTAGTCTTCCAGAAGATTGCGTACAGTTAATTACAGAAGAACATGGCAGATCCATCAAAGATTTAATCACCCAAGACCAATTTCTAAATCTCGTTATTCCTTACGGGCGTTCTAGCTTAATACAGCAAGTTGTAAGGCATTCAACATCTCCAGTTCTCAAATCAGCTATGGGTAATTGTTACTTATACTGGTCAACCAATGGCAGTTTAGAAATGGTGCGGTGGATGATCGTAGACAGTCACCAAAGCGAACCAGACCCAGTGAACGCCATTGAAAAAGTCTTGATTCATCGCCAAGCCCTACCATCATCCCTGGTCACATTATGGAATAGTTTAAAAGAAAAGGGGTTTGAAATCAAAGGAGATGCAGAACTAGTTGATGCCTTTCCTCAATTGCAACTTGCAAAAGATACAGAATGGGGAAGTGCGTACTTGACAAAAACAGTTGCTTTCAAATTAATGGACAGTCTGGAAGCAGCAATAGCCTGGATTAACCAGTATAGTAGCGGTCATGCTGATTGCATCGCCACAGAATCGTATCAGGAAAGCCGACAGTTTGCGTTAGGAGTTAACAGTGCTTCTAGTTACATCAACGCTTCTCCCCGATTTTCCCGCAATCCTTCGCGAGGAGATTCAGTCTTTTTAGGAATGTCAAACCAAAAAGGGCACAGACGTGGATTGATTAGTCTGGAGAGTTTGACAACTATGAAACATATTGTTTTAGGTAATGGAAGGTTTTAG
- a CDS encoding pentapeptide repeat-containing protein, translating to MATPSVRRNNNANEQGKAQSVPLTTRRIAAWATELALVVTSGLIPFSVGTYLNSKGDINRVPLNPVLVQTERAIARPLALPVSYGIRNVAWPTNFLWTLSLLVPLTLSGWQLYLLAKTGSTLPKKWLGIKVVSANGKPAGLGPILVREGIGRWAVPMSVAYLLWRYSFLFPNLSAFMTLTGIVLLLEGTGFPWQQDRRALHDRLAGTFTVDAHKPFTPFTVKDSKRSQSPWTEGDEEAAIASVVITPEESRAIPSLLQWIQQQNPNQTLLGVAIASLGALFVTLVGTQIYIHSLQNQGSSGQRNSEQFLALAKQLNPDSTATVEERRSAISAMATLNDTQAAQYLVDLLVSETNPVLIDTIQQALVGIGPQALPNLKRMNQFIVSELDGSNKSQSLEVRQKQLYANQRAINKVLSAYHGKLENVDLSNVQLSPSGAGDSSFRLILDKADLWGIKFRGANLSFGTFKGSRFRGIGEDGRWDTYDDWISDLNQARMTQANLSEANLSRVSMIRADLSRAILNKANLSNARLSGANLSSAQLSGADLRNAVLQNASLTGADLGDAKLNEADMYAARLGRVIAVGTQLSFANLVKTDWQGSDLSGASLDRANLSDANLSATRLTGAVLNSANLENANLRNADLSLADLRGANLNGADFQGAILSPNKQDPTDQFVQTPSLGTQSAAVDGVDFTHVKNLDPKQIAYICTQRGLHPRCP from the coding sequence ATGGCTACCCCAAGTGTGAGGAGAAATAATAACGCCAACGAACAGGGAAAAGCTCAGTCTGTCCCCTTGACAACAAGGCGAATTGCTGCATGGGCAACAGAATTGGCTCTAGTTGTGACCAGTGGGTTGATTCCCTTTAGTGTCGGTACGTATTTAAATTCTAAAGGTGATATTAACCGCGTACCGCTGAATCCCGTACTGGTACAAACAGAACGAGCGATCGCCCGCCCACTGGCTTTACCCGTGAGCTATGGTATTCGTAACGTAGCATGGCCTACAAATTTTTTGTGGACGCTCTCTTTGTTAGTCCCTCTAACACTATCAGGTTGGCAATTGTACTTACTTGCTAAAACAGGAAGCACACTTCCCAAAAAATGGTTGGGGATTAAAGTGGTGAGCGCGAACGGCAAGCCAGCCGGATTGGGACCGATTTTGGTACGGGAAGGCATTGGTCGTTGGGCTGTACCGATGTCTGTCGCATATCTTTTATGGCGTTACAGTTTCTTATTTCCCAATTTAAGTGCTTTTATGACCTTGACTGGTATTGTGTTGCTGCTAGAAGGAACGGGCTTCCCCTGGCAGCAAGACCGTCGCGCACTTCACGATCGCCTCGCTGGTACTTTCACTGTAGATGCTCACAAACCTTTTACACCTTTTACTGTAAAAGATAGCAAACGCAGTCAATCTCCATGGACTGAAGGCGATGAGGAAGCTGCGATTGCCTCGGTTGTGATTACTCCTGAAGAATCAAGAGCGATACCAAGTTTGTTGCAATGGATACAGCAACAAAATCCAAACCAAACATTACTAGGGGTTGCGATCGCTAGCTTGGGTGCATTATTTGTTACTTTAGTGGGAACCCAAATTTACATTCACAGCTTGCAAAACCAGGGCAGTTCGGGACAGCGCAATAGCGAGCAATTTCTTGCACTCGCAAAACAGTTAAATCCTGACTCTACTGCTACCGTTGAGGAGCGCCGCAGTGCAATTTCAGCTATGGCTACCCTTAATGACACGCAAGCGGCTCAGTATCTCGTTGATTTGCTAGTGAGCGAAACAAACCCCGTTCTCATTGATACAATTCAGCAAGCACTCGTTGGTATTGGGCCCCAAGCCCTTCCCAATTTAAAGCGGATGAATCAGTTCATTGTCAGCGAGCTAGATGGCAGCAATAAATCACAATCTCTAGAAGTGCGGCAGAAACAACTTTATGCCAATCAGCGAGCAATTAACAAGGTTTTATCTGCATATCACGGCAAGCTGGAAAATGTCGATTTAAGTAACGTCCAACTGAGTCCAAGCGGAGCTGGGGATAGTTCTTTCAGATTGATATTAGACAAAGCTGACTTGTGGGGAATTAAGTTTAGAGGTGCAAATCTATCCTTTGGTACTTTTAAAGGCAGTCGTTTCCGAGGAATAGGTGAGGATGGACGCTGGGATACCTATGATGATTGGATTTCCGATCTCAACCAAGCACGAATGACACAAGCTAATCTTTCTGAAGCAAACCTCAGCCGCGTTTCAATGATTCGTGCCGATTTAAGTCGCGCTATCCTCAACAAAGCCAACTTATCCAATGCTCGTTTATCGGGTGCTAACCTCAGTAGCGCTCAACTCTCAGGAGCTGATTTGCGAAATGCAGTTCTGCAAAATGCAAGTCTCACTGGAGCCGATTTGGGTGATGCAAAACTGAATGAAGCGGATATGTACGCAGCTCGTTTGGGTCGCGTAATTGCTGTTGGTACGCAATTGTCTTTTGCTAATCTTGTAAAAACCGATTGGCAGGGTTCAGATCTTTCCGGTGCTTCCTTGGATCGTGCTAATTTGAGCGATGCAAACCTAAGTGCAACTCGCTTGACAGGTGCTGTATTAAACTCGGCTAATTTAGAGAATGCTAACCTGCGAAATGCTGACTTAAGCCTTGCAGATTTAAGGGGAGCAAATCTCAATGGTGCTGATTTTCAAGGAGCAATCCTGTCTCCTAACAAACAAGACCCTACCGATCAATTCGTGCAGACCCCTTCTCTCGGTACACAATCTGCTGCTGTGGATGGAGTCGATTTTACTCACGTTAAAAATTTAGATCCCAAGCAGATAGCTTACATTTGTACTCAAAGAGGTCTTCATCCTCGGTGTCCGTAA
- a CDS encoding FAD-dependent oxidoreductase: MTEKVVIVGAGPSGLLLSHYLLRRSDKYQIEIYERRGDPRLVSFPKYRTYSLALSPRGINALKNIAGLEEAVRAVSVEVSGTVIHQKNGKTLFKRLKTPQLTLDRTNLAIAILQKLTSSYDSSRVTINFDSKCTQVDFAAKTVTFESHSSEQPNLKYVNYDLLIGADGASSAVREELLKTEGFEYEQKYFYKDYKSIFLSPTESESKIQLQPGNLHSWRLRLNNATNLLLLSQLDGSWSGVINFPHGKNQIAELSTKQKVLQYFYENFPEIAGAIADEEAEAFVSRPISRVVSVSCNCFHHGDSVLLIGDAAHAVPPSIGQGCNSALEDVVVFDALLDEYSDNLAEALEQFTIRRRPDAWALVELSNYTMPLSGKLFVEFLLRTRFSTIMHKIFPKYFQPFLFDLITESTIPYSQILDCYRDWIDKVKKSNENFLETI, encoded by the coding sequence ATGACTGAGAAAGTAGTTATTGTTGGCGCTGGACCTAGCGGTCTTCTACTCTCACACTATTTGTTACGTCGTAGTGACAAATACCAAATTGAAATTTACGAACGTCGCGGAGACCCCCGCTTGGTATCGTTTCCTAAATACAGAACTTATTCTTTAGCACTTTCGCCAAGGGGAATCAATGCTTTAAAAAACATTGCTGGGCTTGAGGAAGCTGTTAGGGCTGTGAGTGTGGAAGTATCGGGAACTGTCATTCACCAAAAAAACGGTAAAACTCTATTTAAACGTCTCAAGACTCCTCAACTGACTCTCGACAGGACAAATTTGGCGATCGCAATTCTACAAAAGCTTACTTCTAGTTACGACAGCAGTCGTGTCACAATTAATTTTGATTCTAAATGTACTCAAGTAGATTTTGCTGCTAAGACAGTCACATTTGAAAGTCACTCTAGCGAACAACCCAACCTTAAATATGTAAATTACGATTTGCTAATTGGTGCAGATGGAGCGAGTTCTGCAGTTAGAGAGGAGTTACTCAAGACTGAGGGATTTGAGTATGAGCAAAAATATTTTTATAAGGACTATAAATCAATTTTTCTTTCCCCGACTGAGTCCGAGTCAAAAATTCAACTTCAACCAGGGAATTTGCATTCTTGGCGACTCAGACTAAATAATGCAACTAACTTATTGTTGCTTTCTCAACTTGATGGGAGCTGGAGTGGGGTCATTAATTTTCCTCATGGCAAAAATCAAATAGCTGAACTCTCTACCAAACAAAAGGTTCTCCAGTATTTTTACGAAAATTTTCCAGAGATCGCTGGAGCGATCGCAGATGAAGAAGCTGAAGCTTTTGTATCAAGACCAATATCAAGAGTTGTGTCTGTTAGCTGTAACTGCTTTCATCATGGTGATAGCGTATTACTTATTGGAGATGCAGCACACGCTGTACCTCCTTCTATCGGTCAAGGTTGTAATTCTGCCCTCGAAGATGTGGTTGTATTCGACGCTCTTTTGGATGAATATTCAGATAATTTAGCAGAAGCATTGGAACAGTTTACCATTCGTCGCAGACCGGATGCTTGGGCTTTAGTTGAACTGAGCAACTACACTATGCCTTTATCTGGAAAGTTGTTTGTTGAGTTTCTTCTCAGAACGAGATTTTCAACAATAATGCACAAAATATTTCCCAAATACTTTCAGCCGTTTCTTTTTGATTTGATAACAGAAAGTACAATTCCATACTCGCAAATTTTAGATTGTTATAGAGATTGGATCGACAAGGTCAAGAAAAGTAATGAAAATTTTTTAGAAACGATTTAA
- a CDS encoding Uma2 family endonuclease, translated as MVASPDIYVTPEEYLQMEEKSDIKHEYIDGCAYAMAGALDPHVTIAGNLFALLRNRVRGTGCRVYIADMKARIESLNRYYYPDVMMSCDQRDRETPAYKRFPCLIVEVLSDSTEAFDRGDKFADYQTLESLKEYVLINTKRQRVECFRRNDEGLWVLQTYTADNQSFRLHSIDFEATFADLYEDAVN; from the coding sequence ATGGTAGCTTCACCTGACATATACGTGACTCCTGAGGAATACCTCCAAATGGAGGAAAAAAGCGACATTAAACACGAATATATTGATGGCTGTGCTTACGCAATGGCAGGAGCCCTCGATCCCCATGTTACTATTGCAGGGAATCTGTTTGCACTCTTGCGGAATCGCGTGCGCGGTACGGGCTGTCGCGTTTATATCGCTGATATGAAAGCACGTATCGAATCGTTAAATCGATACTATTATCCTGATGTCATGATGAGTTGCGACCAAAGAGACAGGGAAACTCCCGCGTATAAAAGATTTCCCTGTTTAATTGTCGAAGTTTTATCTGATTCTACTGAAGCTTTCGATCGCGGCGACAAATTTGCTGACTATCAAACCTTAGAGAGTCTCAAAGAATACGTTCTCATCAATACCAAACGTCAGCGTGTCGAGTGTTTTCGCCGTAATGATGAAGGGCTATGGGTTTTACAAACTTATACGGCAGATAATCAATCATTTCGACTGCACAGTATTGACTTTGAAGCTACCTTCGCCGACCTTTATGAAGATGCAGTGAACTAA